From the genome of Vicia villosa cultivar HV-30 ecotype Madison, WI linkage group LG2, Vvil1.0, whole genome shotgun sequence, one region includes:
- the LOC131651597 gene encoding probable nucleolar protein 5-2, with translation MMMQLCDQVLSLSEYKAQLYDYLKSRMNTIAPNLTAMVGELVSARLIAHGGSLINLAKQPGSTVQILGVEKALFRALKTKHATPKYGLIYHASLIGQEAPKFKGKISRSLAAKTALAIRCDALIDGQDNTMGLENRAKLEAQLRGLEGKELGRFAGSAKGKPKIEAYDKDRKNGGLITPAKIRWRDFTFQHLSYSFWLRIFLRQRVPGLKAFFIKLCLLC, from the exons ATGATGATGCAGCTCTGTGATCAGGTTTTGTCTCTTTCAGAATACAAGGCACAACTATATGATTATCTCAAGAGTAGGATGAACACCATAGCACCCAATTTGACTGCTATGGTTGGGGAGCTTGTCAGCGCTCGTCTCATTGCCCATGGTGGTAGCTTAATAAATCTTGCAAAACAGCCTGGTAGTACTGTGCAGATTCTCGGTGTTGAGAAGGCTCTTTTTAGGGCACTTAAGACTAAACATGCTACTCCAAAGTATGGCCTCATTTACCATGCATCCTTGATTGGTCAGGAAGCTCCAAAGTTCAAGGGCAAAATTTCTCGATCACTTGCTGCAAAGACTGCTTTGGCTATTAGGTGTGATGCACTAATAGATGGGCAAGATAACACCATGGGATTGGAGAACAGAGCCAAG CTTGAAGCACAATTGAGAGGTCTCGAAGGTAAAGAATTAGGTCGCTTTGCCGGTTCTGCTAAAGGGAAGCCCAAGATTGAAGCATATGACAAGGATAGAAAGAATGGAGGACTGATAACACCTGCTAAG ATTCGGTGGAGAGATTTCACATTTCAGCATTTATCTTATTCGTTTTGGCTCAGGATATTCTTGAGGCAGAGGGTCCCTGGTTTGAAAGCTTTCTTTAT CAAATTGTGCCTCCTGTGCTGA